The following are from one region of the Coccinella septempunctata chromosome 7, icCocSept1.1, whole genome shotgun sequence genome:
- the LOC123316404 gene encoding histone acetyltransferase KAT6B-like isoform X2 — protein sequence MSDPEEVSQEVWNRWILDAIAKIRSQKQRPSVERICHAIRQHHNYHEDVIGEHLEIAVRSGTILKVFNKGQSSYKDPNGMQSTRTLNIENGADLTKVVAKAVRELGEREGSSLKSIERYLRQSHTVVETPEHDLKTFLRLATKRAVARNLIIQDGKCFKYNCKVKQSPQGKKRRNLDDDENVPKGPTSLPICSECLGTEAKNKNGVAEKLSSCEGCGSLVHLTCTTAGPELAALISKGGRWFCEECKTCDGCGNTGVSTCLLCCCGCERKYHMDCLDPPAEKKPKCPWRCRHCLEHHDNGRTRPEIANNGKRRLDKVREKNKEKKQKFAGTGAQTPKGAQRKTTRDTDRTSQPSLSSDDSDDNNSDYEEDRPPPLPPGVNQKDVDLFKEAREKANKITVINEENNPLASPSMAMVTQGRCPAAIEFGKYEISTWYSSPFPQEYARLPKLFLCEFCLKYTKSKAVLERHQDKCTWRHPPGTEIYRCLDLSVFEVDGNVNKIYCQNLCLLAKLFLDHKTLYYDVEPFLFYVLTKNDKKGCHLVGYFSKEKHCQQKYNVSCIMTMPQFQRQGFGRFLIEFSYLLSKEEGQPGTPEKPLSDLGRVSYHAYWKSVVLEYLDKHRDAKLKLTDISRESGMYCHDVATALQLLGFVRPEPTDKGVEVVVNVDWKKVDAHAERVRNSKTRIFIDPECLRWTPLVTNAVNPFRDDKSDTERDNSVQETADIIVPQPEKIILETPGVKLKRGKKRKMSYAPKTPKAPKPDPRPPAAAAAAEKTPEEEIELTSSGRKRTRPLKYNETTYADVKRENKRRRNDSSATEKDLEDVRKRCKTEIPSRTPKRNTMNSNAAAVLEETPKTADEVVSTGGRRRRGALQVKEKPVGERWSQRRAKKLELEEKAKVESQSEKTEEETVEAPEEPTQNNEEKEEDELEVDDKPKEEEELSTSTPQVKKMRKMKKKRGWVKGRPRGINNTTTTKQLTLPEMMLAKQKESESESLISEKSDEEEVAPKEKPTSEKQIATPEKVETVRSKPSKEKRKSTPRISTEEDSSAEADDEMEKDELPPKETLSPATKYKLNKLSPTKDKELRSPVKRESPTTAKEETVDSIPAETKVKTKSPVYSTTSESETEIDGQKIKTISHKEIMMDIVKQSPSVASSAVAQQAKEEVKTSPVPIKNEEQTEKVEVENKQKEVEVEAETKSDVMEIEKKECKVDETVPEEANENASTQPVDMEIEPCSSKETSPEQSVLENASTKQPEEKPEEVKSTDANPPVVVIEDDLPTPPPQSQPTAPPVQQVQSPMPQQLPPQITQTQQANQPQPQSTQPTNQSPQPIAHQTPVQVPQPPAQHNQPQAAQAQQPIPQFSQPAMPPVLVQQQQKQQQFAPQQTQPLVSQHIPQVQKIEERPPVEKRVQDEREKQRTETVPPKVDTSKNKNEPSYFNAPMHQPQHMAFGQPEHPHSVAPIMTSSATHASTPINPVISQPLLPVSLPPVPMSSQAETYHQMKEPTVQNKPEKSHPQPKPTEKDNSREMKEAYQHRQPVEHHHVHQDSRQQTEQQKYQSSSARPREEPQKSRQEAAHKSKRDEEKRHHAKSHEDKSAYDKTKMQLEQENLLATQYAQFNQWQWERLAWEKGYPITGYQSYPMSLQFPHLDMLSTATATPNTKQQAPEKDKSKTHRHESKHSQQSGSGASGRNKDRERDKQYPRKEDKNKKSDQEQNRHHTDQRLDHHTAVGTHQSKTMSSEKNKGKQDREDPKNDAADAHSSTKHTPPIPNAPEIPSMGVYTPDSTTNSVHSLHYGQCDLDVAQLNLESPASISSDMASQNSVEPIRPPSELTVAHQQQQQQQQQQQQQQQQQHAPHNYDCAVQHNIQQGNMQVQQASIPASSPNMGSGMQMPQQQQTSNKRSGVQQQRNRSSTPSKQHMRATPPSASQQQHAGSSAIQQNRQRATPPNSQQQQHSAMQQQASPSAQNQSLQSSMQQQNASQQLSHASLHHQVMHQGYGHHPQLSASPMHQHPHHHSVISQSNYIPASSSHQFPSQSSTNTYVNVPMTTVIQHHRMNPQQTAISALAGLGGTHQKLSGSPACAVTTGANFFIQTNSHGHVHTPGPIPTPTPTASIQGNSGQGGGGSGNSSCSLAKLQQLTNGLDMIPPSCNTMTPPPTAMTLTPPPTHHSMTPPPSHQMIQNQHVRNLSTSPSALPPNLQQQVLGYHKYYQTNMNSNQLGGAVTPPIGQNLARSGRNSSNVVQHMQTPASRVSPNVTLNTNMMYNSLNNYRMAAQQAPGTVTGYITNTAAGFISNPQIPMQMGVMNMAQTQYQDPAAIQRAAQQNTMYTYGYINGGLMSQLNGTMRR from the exons ATGTCTGATCCAGAGGAAGTATCACAAGAGGTGTGGAATAGATGGATCCTGGATGCTATTGCTAAGATACGTTCTCAAAAGCAACGTCCCTCTGTGGAACGAATATGTCACGCTATAAGGCAGCACCACAACTACCACGAAGATGTGATCGGAGAGCATCTGGAGATTGCAGTCAGAAGTGGCACTATACTGAAGGTATTCAATAAAGGGCAGAGCTCTTACAAGGACCCAAATGGGATGCAGAGCACCAGAACGCTCAACATCGAGAACGGAGCAGATCTGACAAAG GTGGTGGCTAAAGCTGTACGAGAGTTGGGAGAAAGGGAAGGTTCTTCACTCAAATCCATCGAAAGGTACCTCAGGCAGTCTCATACAGTGGTGGAGACTCCGGAACACGACCTGAAGACTTTCCTGAGGCTGGCAACGAAGAGAGCGGTTGCCAGGAATCTGATCATCCAAGATGGTAAATGTTTCAAGTACAACTGCAAGGTGAAACAGAGCCCCCAGGGTAAGAAGAGGAGGAATTTGGATGATGATGAGAATGTTCCGAAG GGACCGACGTCGCTGCCGATCTGCTCGGAATGCCTGGGCACCGAAGCCAAAAACAAGAACGGCGTCGCCGAAAAGCTGAGCTCTTGCGAGGGATGCGGCTCGCTCGTCCATCTGACGTGCACCACGGCAGGTCCGGAGCTGGCCGCGCTCATCTCGAAAGGGGGACGTTGGTTTTGCGAGGAGTGCAAGACCTGCGACGGATGCG GTAACACCGGCGTATCGACGTGTCTCCTCTGCTGTTGCGGCTGCGAGCGGAAGTACCACATGGACTGTCTGGATCCGCCCGCCGAGAAGAAGCCCAAGTGTCCTTGGAGGTGCAGGCATTGCCTGGAGCATCACGATAACGGCAGGACGAGGCCGGAGATCGCCAACAACGGAAAGAGAAGGTTGGATAAGGTCAGAGAGAAGAATAAGGAGAAGAAACAGAA GTTCGCCGGCACAGGGGCGCAGACGCCCAAAGGCGCGCAGCGCAAAACGACGAGGGATACGGATCGCACGTCGCAACCATCCCTATCGAGCGACGACAGCGACGACAACAACAGCGATTACGAGG AGGACAGACCGCCGCCACTGCCACCGGGAGTCAATCAGAAGGACGTGGATCTGTTCAAGGAGGCCCGAGAGAAGGCCAATAAGATAACGGTTATCAACGAGGAAAATAATCCTCTGGCTTCGCCTTCAATGGCCATGGTAACGCAAGGAAGGTGTCCCGCGGCCATCGAGTTCGGAAAATACGAAATAAGTACCTG GTATTCGAGTCCGTTCCCCCAGGAATACGCCCGTCTGCCCAAACTGTTCCTCTGCGAGTTCTGCCTGAAGTACACGAAGAGCAAAGCGGTCTTGGAACGGCACCAGGACAAGTGCACCTGGAGGCATCCGCCGGGCACCGAGATCTACCGCTGCTTGGACCTGTCGGTTTTCGAGGTGGACGGCAACGTGAACAAAATATACTGTCAGAACCTCTGCCTGTTGGCCAAACTGTTCCTCGACCACAAGACCCTCTACTACGACGTGGAACCGTTCCTGTTCTACGTGCTGACCAAGAACGACAAGAAGGGGTGTCATCTCGTCGGTTACTTTTCGAAGGAGAAGCACTGTCAGCAGAAGTACAACGTCTCCTGCATCATGACGATGCCGCAGTTCCAGAGGCAAGGCTTCGGCAGGTTCCTGATCGAATTCA GTTACCTATTGTCGAAAGAAGAGGGACAACCCGGCACCCCCGAGAAACCCCTCTCCGATCTGGGTCGGGTGTCCTATCACGCCTACTGGAAATCGGTGGTGCTCGAGTATCTGGATAAGCACAGGGACGCCAAGCTGAAACTCACCGACATCAGCAGGGAATCGGGCATGTACTGTCACGACGTGGCCACCGCCTTGCAACTCCTCGGATTCGTCAGACCCGAGCCGACGGACAAGGGCGTCGAAGTAGTCGTGAACGTCGATTGGAAGAAGGTGGACGCGCACGCCGAACGCGTCCGAAACAGCAAGACGAGGATATTCATCGACCCCGAATGCCTGAGATGGACGCCGCTGGTGACGAACGCGGTGAACCCCTTCAGGGACGACAAATCGGACACGGAGAGGGATAACAGCGTGCAAGAAACGGCCGACATAATCGTGCCCCAGCCGGAAAAGATCATATTGGAGACGCCGGGCGTCAAACTGAAGAGGGGCAAGAAGAGGAAGATGTCGTACGCGCCCAAAACGCCCAAGGCGCCGAAACCGGACCCCAGACCGCCGGCGGCCGCCGCTGCGGCTGAAAAAACGCCCGAGGAAGAGATCGAACTGACCTCGTCCGGGAGGAAGAGGACGAGACCTCTCAAATATAACGAGACCACGTACGCGGACGTCAAGAGGGAGAACAAGAGGAGGAGGAACGACTCGTCGGCCACCGAGAAAGACTTGGAAGACGTCAGGAAGAGGTGCAAAACGGAAATTCCGTCCAGAACTCCGAAACGCAACACGATGAACAGCAACGCTGCTGCGGTTTTGGAGGAAACGCCCAAGACCGCGGACGAAGTCGTATCGACGGGCGGTCGAAGAAGAAGAGGCGCTTTACAGGTAAAGGAGAAACCGGTCGGAGAGAGATGGTCGCAAAGGAGGGCCAAGAAGTTAGAATTAGAAGAAAAGGCCAAGGTGGAGAGTCAGTCCGAGAAAACGGAGGAAGAAACCGTAGAAGCACCCGAAGAACCGACCCAAAACAATGAAGAGAAGGAAGAAGATGAATTGGAAGTTGACGATAAAcccaaagaagaagaagaactttCAACGTCAACGCCACAAGtgaagaaaatgagaaagatGAAGAAGAAACGCGGCTGGGTCAAGGGAAGACCGCGCGGTATCAACAACACGACGACGACGAAACAGCTCACCTTGCCGGAAATGATGCTTGCCAAACAGAAAGAGAGCGAGAGCGAATCTTTGATATCGGAAAAATCCGACGAAGAAGAAGTCGCGCCCAAGGAGAAACCGACGTCCGAAAAACAAATCGCCACGCCTGAAAAGGTGGAAACTGTTAGGTCGAAACCGTCCAAGGAGAAGAGGAAGAGCACGCCTAGGATATCGACCGAGGAGGATTCTAGCGCGGAGGCCGACGACGAGATGGAAAAAGACGAATTGCCGCCCAAGGAAACCTTATCGCCTGCCACGAAATACAAACTGAATAAATTGAGTCCGACCAAAGATAAAGAACTAAGATCGCCGGTCAAGAGGGAATCACCCACAACTGCCAAAGAAGAAACCGTCGATTCGATCCCAGCTGAAACTAAAGTTAAAACCAAGTCGCCCGTATATTCCACCACTTCGGAATCGGAAACCGAGATAGACGGTCAAAAGATCAAGACGATATCCCATAAAGAAATCATGATGGACATCGTCAAACAATCTCCATCCGTTGCATCGTCCGCGGTCGCGCAACAAGCCAAAGAAGAAGTCAAAACGTCCCCGGTTCCGATCAAAAACGAAGAACAAACTGAAAAAGTCGAGgttgaaaataaacaaaaagaagTAGAAGTCGAAGCGGAAACGAAATCGGACGTTATGGAAATCGAGAAGAAGGAGTGCAAAGTCGACGAAACAGTACCTGAAGAAGCGAACGAGAACGCGTCGACGCAACCGGTGGACATGGAGATCGAGCCGTGCTCGTCGAAGGAAACAAGTCCCGAACAGTCGGTCTTGGAAAACGCCTCGACGAAACAACCTGAAGAAAAACCCGAAGAAGTGAAAAGTACGGATGCAAATCCTCCTGTCGTTGTGATCGAAGATGATTTACCAACACCTCCGCCTCAGTCGCAACCTACGGCACCGCCAGTGCAGCAGGTTCAATCCCCGATGCCACAACAGTTACCGCCGCAGATTACACAAACGCAACAGGCGAACCAACCGCAACCGCAGTCGACGCAACCCACGAACCAATCGCCGCAACCAATTGCGCATCAAACGCCGGTACAAGTTCCGCAACCTCCAGCGCAGCATAATCAACCGCAAGCGGCACAAGCCCAACAACCCATTCCTCAGTTTTCACAACCGGCGATGCCGCCAGTCCTCGTTCAACAGCAACAAAAACAGCAGCAGTTCGCGCCGCAACAGACGCAACCTCTAGTTTCGCAACATATTCCTCAAGTTCAAAAGATCGAAGAGAGGCCTCCTGTCGAGAAGAGAGTCCAGGACGAAAGAGAAAAACAGAGAACCGAAACCGTCCCTCCGAAAGTGGACACGTCGAAAAACAAGAACGAACCTTCTTACTTCAATGCTCCAATGCATCAACCGCAACATATGGCCTTCGGTCAACCGGAACACCCCCATTCTGTCGCGCCCATCATGACTTCTAGCGCTACGCACGCGTCGACGCCCATCAATCCGGTAATATCTCAGCCGTTGCTTCCAGTGTCTCTTCCGCCCGTCCCGATGTCTTCGCAGGCGGAGACCTATCATCAGATGAAAGAACCTACCGTTCAAAACAAGCCGGAAAAATCTCACCCTCAGCCTAAACCGACGGAAAAAGATAACTCGAGGGAAATGAAAGAAGCCTACCAACATAGGCAACCAGTCGAACATCACCACGTTCACCAGGACAGTAGGCAACAGACGGAACAGCAAAAATACCAGTCGTCTTCCGCTAGACCCAGAGAAGAGCCTCAGAAGTCCCGACAGGAGGCTGCGCACAAGTCCAAGAGGGACGAGGAGAAGAGACACCACGCCAAATCTCACGAAGATAAGTCGGCGTACGACAAAACGAAGATGCAGTTGGAGCAGGAGAATCTCCTGGCCACTCAATACGCCCAGTTCAACCAGTGGCAGTGGGAAAGGCTGGCCTGGGAGAAAGGCTATCCTATCACCGGCTACCAGAGTTATCCGATGTCTTTACAGTTCCCCCATTTGGACATGTTATCGACGGCTACCGCCACCCCCAACACCAAACAGCAAGCGCCGGAAAAGGACAAATCTAAAACGCACAGACACGAATCGAAACACTCCCAACAGAGCGGTAGCGGCGCGAGCGGCAGGAATAAAGATAGAGAAAGAGACAAACAATATCCAAGAAAAGAGGATAAAAACAAGAAATCCGACCAGGAGCAGAACCGCCATCATACGGACCAAAGATTAGACCACCATACCGCCGTGGGAACGCACCAGTCCAAAACGATGTCTTCCGAGAAGAACAAGGGTAAACAGGACAGGGAGGATCCCAAGAACGACGCGGCGGACGCCCATTCGTCCACGAAACACACCCCGCCCATCCCGAACGCCCCGGAGATCCCGTCGATGGGCGTATACACCCCCGATTCGACCACCAATTCCGTGCACAGTCTCCATTACGGCCAGTGCGATCTGGACGTCGCGCAGTTGAACCTGGAATCGCCGGCCTCGATATCCAGCGATATGGCGTCGCAGAATTCGGTAGAACCCATAAGGCCGCCGTCGGAACTCACTGTGGCGCATCAGCAGCAGCAACaacagcagcagcagcagcaacaacagcagcagcagcagcacGCCCCGCACAACTACGACTGCGCCGTTCAGCATAACATCCAGCAGGGCAACATGCAGGTGCAGCAGGCCAGCATACCGGCCTCCAGTCCGAACATGGGCAGCGGGATGCAGATGCCGCAGCAGCAGCAGACCTCGAACAAGAGGAGCGGGGTCCAACAGCAGAGAAATAG ATCTAGCACTCCCTCGAAGCAGCACATGAGAGCCACCCCGCCGAGCGCCTCGCAACAACAGCACGCGGGAAGCTCCGCCATACAGCAGAATCGACAGAGGGCGACACCTCCGAACTCGCAACAACAGCAGCACTCTGCGATGCAGCAGCAGGCCAGCCCGTCGGCGCAGAATCAGTCGTTGCAGAGTTCCATGCAACAGCAGAACGCCTCCCAGCAGTTGTCGCACGCGTCGCTCCACCACCAGGTGATGCATCAGGGTTACGGCCATCATCCGCAGCTCAGCGCGTCGCCGATGCACCAGCATCCTCATCATCACTCGGTGATATCCCAGTCGAATTACATACCGGCCAGTAGCAGTCATCAGTTTCCGTCGCAGAGCAGTACGAACACTTACGTCAACGTGCCAATGACCACAGTCATACAACACCACCGGATGAACCCGCAACAGACGGCGATAAGTGCTTTGGCGGGTCTGGGAGGCACCCACCAGAAGTTGTCCGGTTCCCCGGCTTGCGCCGTTACGACAGGTGCCAACTTCTTCATACAGACCAACAGCCACGGCCACGTTCACACCCCCGGTCCCATACCAACCCCGACCCCCACGGCGTCGATACAAGGAAATTCCGGTCAAGGGGGAGGAGGTTCCGGCAACTCGAGTTGCAGCCTGGCCAAGCTCCAACAGCTCACCAACGGCCTCGACATGATCCCTCCGTCTTGCAACACCATGACCCCGCCGCCCACGGCCATGACCCTGACGCCCCCTCCCACCCATCACTCCATGACCCCGCCCCCCAGTCATCAGATGATACAGAATCAACACGTGAGAAACCTGTCCACCTCGCCGTCCGCCCTACCTCCGAACCTCCAGCAGCAGGTGTTGGGCTACCACAAGTACTACCAGACGAACATGAACTCGAACCAGTTGGGCGGCGCGGTCACGCCCCCTATCGGTCAGAACCTGGCCCGGTCGGGCAGGAACTCTTCGAACGTGGTGCAGCACATGCAGACGCCCGCTAGTCGCGTGTCGCCCAACGTCACTCTGAACACCAACATGATGTACAACTCCCTGAACAATTACCGCATGGCGGCGCAGCAGGCGCCAGGGACAGTGACGGGCTACATAACGAACACGGCGGCCGGTTTCATCAGCAATCCGCAGATACCGATGCAGATGGGCGTGATGAACATGGCGCAGACGCAGTATCAGGATCCCGCGGCTATACAGAGGGCCGCGCAACAGAACACCATGTATACCTACGGTTACATCAACGGCGGTCTGATGTCCCAGTTGAACGGTACGATGAGACGATAA